The following proteins are co-located in the Wenzhouxiangella marina genome:
- a CDS encoding S8 family serine peptidase, with the protein MTDKTIAPRHRALRLLGGLALGLLTATVFAQDPWVRIHPTGSDLLLDQLRQSSQLEDYGSIVFGQLDEASIAELERRGHRIEVSENPFLVTLGEENFDPVERGSRMTLPAANPAGDFHFIQFKGPIRPEWLESLRQNGIEIVQPLHPFSYFVWASADKLRTINEHAAIRWSQPMEAGWKVQPHLRSFSNEARPTMMLISAHGDLDDRIARLRELGSVSAITPMGRHFVVVQIDDLPGDRYNELAQWPGVYTIQYIRPEAGPRGEMSNQSVVGNYDGSETVFPGYATWLGDTGFDGTGIIVGVVDGRVLTTHVDLADRIVSCDGTNGSCTTSGSDSHGTHVAGAIAGTGATGTLLNGFLRGQGVAPGASIVTQEYGPFLGAGPGGMVADGMLSIYQDSARSGALLTNNSWGPTTTPQGYDIPTQQIDFIVRDADPDTPGYQTILPVWSIMNGGGDGGGACAPSSLASPDEAKNLFAVGSTALQATNGTQLSNIFRISTNSAHGPACDGRRRPDIVAPGCNTDSTTNSSNTSHSANFCGTSMASPIVSGAVAIWSQKYIAETGNPPSPALTKAVFTAAAQNLEGEPNADGVTMGHRPDRFQGYGRIDLELVMNHGLEVFMSDQETVFDSTGDAYMIGLNAVNPAEPIRIMLAWTDAPGAGLAGSTPAWVNDLDLSVETGGSTFLGNVIGADGWSATGGSADDRNNLEGVFLSPAQHGGAVNVTVTAANLAGDALNPYNPGAPSQDFALVCYNCIVGDPTFTLDLQGGPIGACVPEPGNDISFPLTVNVGTLGAYSGTVDLSTSGLLPGGISSGFSPASVSAPGVSTWTVTIDDSASPFIGSIPLNGDDGFDQQSLDLAIVIDEPLATAPNQIAPIDGATDLQLQPTLSWDPIPGVSSYQLVVFPTGIPAAIVDTEVNGTSFQIPVELDTGTEYSWRVAGLNNCGDANYSPTRTFTTRLEPVASYSASQFGMTVASGDSASSPLEIGNVGTGNLTWSVATDQLAGLAPRGVIDPALDEVLNVGSFSLTGDAGGGNVEEFTIPAGVLTQGTVLGFAFEGTVSGITGNSDWASDMRMVITSPEGDIFDVGGFSNEVNAWDFQGSASANDGTYSSVHAAAFDPGTTDEGDWTLTFRHGWVSASAGTMNWSNVTVTLLKEPLPYCVDPLNAVSWLSVTPESGSVGQGQTQQVSVDVDASGMLPGSYTAYLCVSSNDPNADMTAIPVDLTVTENTDDVFEDRFELLP; encoded by the coding sequence ATGACTGACAAGACGATCGCTCCGCGCCATCGCGCGCTTCGCCTGCTTGGCGGGCTGGCCCTCGGCCTGCTGACCGCCACCGTATTCGCTCAGGATCCCTGGGTCCGAATCCACCCGACCGGCAGCGACCTGCTGCTCGATCAACTGCGCCAGAGCAGTCAGCTCGAAGACTACGGCTCGATCGTGTTCGGCCAGCTGGACGAGGCAAGCATTGCCGAACTCGAGCGCCGCGGGCATCGCATCGAAGTGTCCGAGAATCCCTTTCTCGTGACTCTGGGAGAGGAAAACTTCGACCCGGTCGAGCGAGGCAGCCGCATGACCCTCCCGGCCGCGAATCCTGCTGGCGACTTCCATTTCATCCAGTTCAAGGGCCCGATCCGTCCCGAGTGGCTGGAGAGCCTCCGGCAGAACGGCATCGAAATCGTCCAACCGCTGCATCCGTTCAGCTATTTCGTCTGGGCCTCCGCCGACAAGCTGCGCACCATCAACGAGCATGCCGCCATCCGCTGGTCACAGCCGATGGAAGCCGGCTGGAAGGTGCAGCCGCATCTGAGAAGCTTCAGCAACGAGGCGCGTCCGACCATGATGCTGATCAGCGCCCACGGTGACCTGGACGATCGAATCGCTCGCCTGCGTGAACTCGGCTCGGTCAGCGCCATCACCCCGATGGGGCGGCACTTCGTCGTCGTCCAGATCGACGATCTGCCCGGCGACCGCTACAACGAACTGGCCCAGTGGCCGGGCGTCTACACCATCCAGTACATCCGCCCCGAGGCCGGCCCGCGAGGGGAAATGTCGAACCAGAGTGTCGTCGGCAACTACGATGGCTCGGAAACGGTCTTTCCCGGCTATGCGACCTGGCTCGGCGACACGGGCTTCGATGGCACGGGCATCATCGTCGGTGTCGTCGACGGTCGCGTGCTGACCACCCACGTCGACCTGGCCGATCGCATCGTCAGCTGCGATGGCACGAATGGCAGTTGCACCACATCCGGATCGGATTCTCATGGCACGCACGTGGCCGGTGCCATTGCAGGCACCGGCGCGACCGGCACCCTGCTCAACGGCTTCCTGCGTGGCCAGGGCGTCGCCCCCGGTGCAAGCATCGTGACGCAGGAGTATGGCCCCTTCCTCGGAGCCGGCCCCGGCGGCATGGTCGCCGACGGCATGCTCAGCATCTATCAGGACTCGGCCCGCAGCGGCGCCCTCCTGACCAACAACTCCTGGGGGCCGACGACCACCCCACAGGGCTACGACATTCCGACCCAGCAGATCGATTTCATCGTTCGTGACGCCGACCCGGACACGCCCGGATACCAGACCATCCTCCCGGTCTGGTCGATCATGAACGGCGGCGGTGATGGCGGCGGCGCCTGTGCGCCGAGCTCCCTGGCCTCGCCCGACGAAGCGAAGAACCTGTTCGCCGTCGGTTCGACCGCGCTGCAGGCCACCAACGGCACTCAGCTGAGCAACATCTTCCGTATTTCCACGAACTCGGCCCATGGCCCGGCCTGCGACGGCCGCCGGCGACCGGACATCGTGGCGCCGGGCTGCAACACGGACAGCACCACCAATTCCTCCAACACATCCCATTCCGCGAACTTCTGCGGCACCTCGATGGCCTCCCCCATCGTTTCGGGCGCCGTGGCGATCTGGTCCCAGAAGTACATCGCCGAGACCGGCAACCCACCCTCTCCGGCCCTGACCAAGGCGGTGTTCACCGCGGCGGCCCAGAACCTCGAAGGGGAACCGAACGCCGATGGCGTCACCATGGGCCATCGTCCGGACCGTTTCCAGGGCTACGGCCGCATCGACCTCGAGCTGGTCATGAACCACGGCCTCGAAGTCTTCATGAGCGACCAGGAAACCGTCTTCGACAGCACCGGTGATGCCTACATGATCGGTCTGAACGCCGTCAATCCGGCCGAACCGATCCGCATCATGCTGGCCTGGACTGACGCCCCGGGTGCCGGGCTGGCGGGGTCCACGCCGGCCTGGGTGAACGATCTGGACCTGAGCGTCGAGACCGGCGGCAGCACCTTCCTCGGCAACGTCATCGGCGCGGACGGCTGGTCGGCCACCGGTGGCAGCGCCGACGATCGCAACAACCTGGAAGGCGTCTTCCTGAGCCCGGCCCAGCACGGCGGTGCCGTTAACGTCACGGTCACGGCGGCCAACCTCGCCGGCGATGCGCTCAACCCCTACAACCCGGGCGCACCGAGCCAGGATTTCGCCCTGGTCTGCTACAACTGCATCGTCGGGGACCCGACCTTCACCCTGGACCTGCAGGGCGGGCCGATCGGCGCCTGCGTCCCCGAACCCGGCAATGACATCAGCTTCCCGCTCACCGTCAATGTCGGCACCCTGGGCGCTTACAGCGGCACGGTCGATCTGTCGACCAGCGGCCTCCTGCCGGGCGGCATCTCCAGTGGCTTCAGCCCGGCCTCGGTCAGCGCACCGGGGGTCTCGACCTGGACCGTCACCATCGACGATTCGGCCAGCCCCTTCATCGGCAGCATCCCGCTGAACGGCGATGACGGCTTTGACCAGCAGAGCCTGGACCTGGCGATCGTGATCGACGAGCCCCTGGCCACTGCACCGAACCAGATCGCACCGATCGATGGCGCCACAGACCTCCAACTGCAGCCGACCTTGAGCTGGGACCCGATTCCCGGCGTCTCCAGCTACCAGCTCGTCGTCTTCCCGACCGGCATCCCGGCCGCGATCGTCGACACGGAGGTCAACGGCACCAGCTTCCAGATCCCCGTCGAGCTCGACACGGGCACCGAGTACAGCTGGCGCGTCGCCGGTCTCAACAACTGCGGCGATGCCAATTACTCACCGACGCGCACCTTCACGACCCGCCTCGAGCCCGTGGCCAGTTACTCGGCCAGCCAGTTCGGGATGACCGTGGCCTCCGGTGATTCCGCCAGCAGCCCGCTCGAAATCGGCAATGTCGGCACCGGCAACCTCACCTGGAGCGTGGCCACCGATCAGCTGGCCGGCCTGGCACCGCGCGGCGTGATCGATCCGGCACTGGACGAGGTGCTGAACGTCGGCAGCTTCTCCCTGACGGGTGACGCCGGTGGCGGCAACGTCGAAGAGTTCACCATCCCGGCCGGCGTGCTGACCCAGGGCACGGTGCTCGGTTTCGCCTTCGAGGGCACGGTCTCCGGCATCACCGGGAACAGCGACTGGGCCTCGGACATGCGCATGGTCATCACCAGCCCCGAGGGCGACATCTTCGATGTCGGCGGTTTCAGCAATGAAGTCAATGCCTGGGACTTCCAGGGCAGCGCCTCGGCCAACGACGGCACCTATTCGAGCGTCCATGCCGCCGCCTTCGATCCCGGCACCACCGACGAAGGCGACTGGACCCTGACCTTCCGCCACGGTTGGGTCAGCGCCAGCGCCGGCACCATGAACTGGAGCAACGTGACCGTCACGCTGCTCAAGGAACCGCTGCCCTACTGCGTCGACCCCCTGAACGCCGTGTCCTGGCTGTCGGTCACCCCCGAGTCCGGAAGCGTCGGACAGGGACAGACCCAGCAGGTCAGCGTCGATGTCGATGCCAGCGGCATGTTGCCGGGCAGCTACACCGCCTACCTCTGCGTCAGCAGCAACGACCCGAACGCCGACATGACGGCGATCCCGGTCGATCTGACGGTCACCGAGAACACGGACGATGTGTTCGAGGACCGCTTCGAGCTGCTTCCCTGA
- a CDS encoding S41 family peptidase, with product MLQSQFLPRLLALTALLLAASSAAANTKLLRFPDVHGDRVVFSYGGDLWGAPVQGGTAYRLTSHPGLELFAKFSPDGRWIAFTGQYGGDEQVYVMPASGGEPRQLTWYPATGPLPARWGYDHQVYGWTPDGSAVLFRSQRDAWGSSSSTLYTVPVDGGLPEAMPMPVSGAGTFTEDGSAVFYSPLFRDFRTWKRYEGGWAQDLWLFDLEAGQARQLTDHPRTDRDPMWIDGQGYFVSDRDGKLNLYRVDPDGGAVEQLTRHSEWDVRWASSDERSRIIYELDGELRLYNVQDGSDTAIEITVPDDGVNTRPRWVDVSDQINGAHLSPTGQRVLFEARGNLFNAPVGEGVTRSLTGRSTAHDREAAWFPDGQSIVFVSDISGEEELYVVPADGSEAPRALTSGHETRFYQPIVSPDGEHIAVSDKEGRIFILPADGDGEMVEVGRDPGWRNRDYVWAPAGDVLAFSQTQESGMRAIYLHTLSDGETRRISDGMFSEYRPAFSPDGQYLYYLGDREFAPQISSIEWNFATNRTTGIFAFALSSDAPNPFAPEDAEEPGVVANGNDNGNGDDEENGDSEATHIDFDGLAQRLIRLPVDAGNYWSLSVVEGGVLFMEGSAFYYGRAPESQPKLRFFKFEDQEVVDFPNGRQFTDLSLDGKRLLARQGSNWQVLDVAKEGRDPEAVATNGLRTRIDPVAEWATAFDEVWRRFRDYFYVPNMHGYDWEALREQYRPLLAHVAHRSDLNYVMGEMIGELNISHAYVSGGDEGLPERHPVALLGARFEADRGRYRISRILEGQNDEPRYRSPLTEAGVNIAVGDYLIAINGHEISAEENIYQRLMLPPGEPVALTVSERRDGRDARTVMVNPINDETSLFYLAWVLDNHRYVSEATDGRVGYLHIPDMGPDGIREFIKWYYGQIRKQGLVIDVRSNGGGNVSQMLIERLSRRPLALGYARTNPYPSTYPNEAFNGHLVALLDENSASDGDIFPWQFRNAGLGPLIGQKSWGGVVGITSHGPLIDGGSVNVPEFGFSDVNGNWVVEGEGVTPDIEVENDPASVIAGRDPQLERAIQEVMQKIESDPPRFPARPAPPVKTD from the coding sequence ATGCTTCAGTCCCAGTTTCTTCCGCGCCTGCTGGCCCTGACGGCCCTGCTGCTCGCAGCGTCGAGTGCAGCGGCCAATACCAAGCTGCTGCGCTTTCCCGATGTGCACGGCGATCGCGTCGTGTTCAGCTATGGCGGCGACCTGTGGGGCGCTCCGGTCCAGGGCGGGACCGCCTATCGCCTGACCAGCCACCCGGGCCTGGAGCTGTTCGCCAAGTTCTCCCCCGATGGCCGATGGATCGCCTTCACCGGTCAGTACGGTGGTGACGAGCAGGTCTACGTCATGCCCGCCAGCGGTGGCGAACCGCGTCAGCTGACCTGGTATCCGGCCACCGGTCCGCTGCCGGCGCGCTGGGGCTATGACCACCAGGTCTACGGCTGGACGCCGGATGGCTCGGCCGTGCTGTTCCGCTCCCAGCGCGATGCCTGGGGTTCCAGCTCGTCGACCCTCTACACCGTGCCCGTCGACGGCGGCCTGCCCGAAGCCATGCCGATGCCCGTGTCCGGTGCGGGCACCTTCACCGAGGATGGCTCGGCCGTGTTCTACTCGCCGCTGTTCCGGGACTTCCGCACCTGGAAGCGCTACGAAGGTGGCTGGGCGCAAGATCTGTGGCTGTTCGATCTCGAGGCAGGTCAGGCCCGCCAGCTGACCGATCACCCCCGCACCGACCGCGATCCGATGTGGATCGATGGCCAGGGTTATTTCGTGTCGGATCGGGACGGCAAGCTCAACCTGTACCGCGTCGACCCCGACGGCGGCGCGGTCGAGCAGTTGACCCGGCATTCCGAGTGGGACGTGCGCTGGGCCAGCTCGGACGAGCGCTCACGCATCATCTACGAGCTGGACGGCGAGCTGCGTCTCTACAACGTGCAGGACGGCAGTGACACGGCCATCGAGATCACGGTGCCGGACGATGGCGTCAACACTCGGCCGCGCTGGGTCGACGTGAGCGACCAGATCAATGGCGCGCATCTGAGCCCGACGGGCCAGCGCGTGCTGTTCGAAGCCCGCGGCAATCTGTTCAATGCTCCGGTCGGCGAGGGCGTGACCCGCAGCCTGACCGGGCGCTCGACCGCGCACGATCGCGAGGCGGCCTGGTTCCCGGACGGACAATCCATCGTCTTCGTCTCCGACATCAGCGGCGAAGAAGAACTCTACGTCGTCCCGGCCGATGGCAGCGAAGCGCCGCGCGCGCTGACTTCGGGTCACGAAACCCGGTTCTATCAGCCGATCGTTTCCCCGGATGGCGAGCACATCGCGGTCTCGGACAAGGAGGGTCGCATCTTCATCCTGCCCGCAGACGGGGACGGCGAGATGGTCGAGGTCGGCCGCGATCCGGGCTGGCGTAACCGCGACTACGTCTGGGCGCCGGCCGGCGACGTGCTTGCCTTCAGCCAGACCCAGGAATCGGGCATGCGGGCGATCTACCTGCACACCCTGAGCGATGGCGAGACCCGTCGGATCTCCGACGGCATGTTCTCCGAGTACCGACCGGCCTTCTCGCCGGACGGCCAGTACCTGTATTACCTGGGGGATCGCGAGTTCGCCCCGCAGATCTCGTCCATCGAATGGAACTTCGCCACCAACCGGACCACCGGCATCTTCGCCTTTGCGCTGAGCAGCGACGCGCCCAATCCCTTTGCACCGGAGGACGCCGAGGAACCCGGTGTGGTCGCCAACGGCAATGACAACGGCAACGGCGACGATGAAGAGAACGGTGACTCGGAGGCCACGCACATCGACTTCGACGGCCTGGCCCAACGCCTGATCCGGCTGCCGGTCGATGCGGGCAACTACTGGAGTCTGTCGGTCGTCGAGGGCGGCGTCCTGTTCATGGAAGGCAGTGCCTTCTACTATGGCCGCGCGCCGGAATCGCAGCCGAAGCTGCGCTTTTTCAAGTTCGAGGATCAGGAGGTCGTGGACTTCCCCAACGGTCGCCAGTTCACGGACCTCAGCCTGGACGGCAAGCGCCTGCTCGCCCGCCAGGGCAGCAACTGGCAGGTCCTGGACGTGGCCAAGGAAGGCCGAGATCCCGAAGCCGTCGCCACCAACGGCCTGCGCACGCGAATCGATCCGGTGGCCGAATGGGCCACCGCCTTCGACGAGGTCTGGCGCCGCTTCCGTGACTACTTCTATGTCCCGAACATGCACGGCTACGACTGGGAGGCCCTGCGTGAGCAGTACCGCCCCCTGCTGGCCCACGTGGCCCACCGTTCGGACCTGAACTACGTCATGGGTGAGATGATCGGCGAACTGAACATCTCCCACGCTTATGTCTCCGGCGGCGATGAAGGCCTGCCGGAGCGGCATCCCGTCGCGCTGCTGGGCGCGCGCTTCGAAGCCGATCGGGGCCGATACCGTATCAGTCGCATCCTGGAGGGACAGAACGACGAGCCGCGCTACCGCTCGCCGTTGACCGAAGCCGGAGTGAATATCGCCGTGGGCGACTACCTCATCGCGATCAATGGCCATGAAATCAGCGCCGAGGAGAACATCTACCAGCGTCTGATGCTGCCGCCGGGCGAGCCCGTGGCCCTGACCGTGTCGGAGCGCAGGGACGGTCGTGACGCCCGCACCGTGATGGTCAACCCGATCAACGACGAGACCTCGCTGTTCTATCTGGCCTGGGTGCTCGACAATCACCGCTACGTGAGCGAAGCCACCGACGGACGAGTCGGGTACCTGCACATCCCGGACATGGGCCCGGACGGCATTCGCGAGTTCATCAAGTGGTACTACGGCCAGATCCGCAAGCAGGGCCTGGTCATCGACGTGCGTTCCAACGGTGGCGGCAACGTGTCGCAGATGCTGATCGAGCGCCTGTCACGCCGGCCGCTGGCCCTGGGCTATGCCCGCACCAACCCGTACCCGAGCACCTATCCGAACGAGGCCTTCAACGGTCATCTCGTGGCCCTGCTGGACGAGAACTCGGCTTCCGATGGAGATATCTTCCCCTGGCAGTTCCGCAACGCCGGTCTCGGGCCGCTGATTGGTCAGAAGAGCTGGGGTGGCGTGGTCGGTATCACCAGCCATGGCCCGCTGATCGACGGTGGTTCGGTGAATGTGCCCGAGTTCGGCTTCTCCGACGTCAACGGCAACTGGGTGGTCGAAGGCGAGGGCGTCACCCCCGATATCGAAGTCGAGAACGACCCG